In Oscillatoria acuminata PCC 6304, a single window of DNA contains:
- a CDS encoding bifunctional 4-hydroxy-2-oxoglutarate aldolase/2-dehydro-3-deoxy-phosphogluconate aldolase, translating to MSEKSWLKLLQQYRAIAVIRAATFELGYEMALAVARGGIHLIEITWNSDRAEELIDILRSDLPYCTIGTGTLLNQGDLHRAIAAGAQFLFTPHTEPALIQIAAASGIPIIPGALSPTEIVTAWHAGANCVKVFPISAVGGPHYIHSLHGPLGHIPLIPTGGVNLQNAVYFLKAGAIAVGLSGDLFPKKLIAAQDWDGISDQARILTFSIQNFNNNEITPSGN from the coding sequence ATGTCTGAAAAGTCCTGGTTAAAATTGTTACAACAATACCGCGCGATCGCGGTGATTCGTGCTGCGACCTTTGAATTGGGGTATGAAATGGCCCTGGCTGTTGCTAGAGGCGGGATTCACCTGATTGAAATTACTTGGAATAGCGATCGCGCCGAGGAGCTGATTGATATCCTGCGATCGGATTTACCCTACTGTACGATTGGGACGGGTACTCTGTTAAATCAGGGAGATCTCCATCGGGCGATCGCTGCCGGTGCTCAATTTCTGTTTACCCCCCATACTGAACCGGCCCTGATTCAAATCGCTGCGGCGTCTGGAATCCCCATTATTCCTGGGGCACTTTCTCCTACGGAAATCGTCACCGCTTGGCACGCTGGGGCCAATTGCGTTAAAGTCTTTCCCATCTCAGCAGTCGGTGGCCCTCACTATATCCACAGTCTCCACGGCCCCCTCGGTCACATTCCCTTAATTCCCACCGGCGGGGTCAATCTCCAGAATGCCGTCTATTTTCTCAAAGCAGGGGCGATCGCCGTCGGACTCTCCGGGGATTTATTTCCCAAAAAGCTGATCGCTGCACAAGATTGGGATGGCATCTCGGACCAAGCCCGAATCTTGACCTTTTCTATCCAAAACTTTAATAATAATGAGATAACCCCCTCCGGAAATTAA